The genomic interval agactggaaacagctagcctggctctgaacAGAGGAaccaaaatccacctaccagcacctctgaaacatgttatatgttgttagtacaaaaactaaagtgtaaaaacagcaattatGCATTTTACAGATTATTTCTTGGCTGCGTCAAGTAACTAACTCAAgcctctgctggttgcctggcaacaaaCAACCGAACTGACAATACTGAATCTCAATTGTCACTGAACGAATCATTGTTTTGGTGATGTGAACAGTGATGCCTTCACTTACTGACCTATGTATTGAAGTGCATTTGTACGGAGATGCGATCGTTTATCTtagaaaaaagcaaatgaattTATATGGTCAGTGATccttgaactgaactgaatgaaatgatttgGATCAGCAAAGTGATTTGTAACCTAAACCTCTAGAGCTAACCACCAGTAGGCTGTAACtttatatttaccatacagTGACATCcatcatctaactctccgccagCAGGCAAATAAGtgtaattcccaaaatgtcaagcctCTAAAGAAAAGTGATGTTCTCGTGAAAAAGTAGGATTCTAGAGTACGAAGCATTTCTGACCTGAcgtcctctccatcctccagcATGGACAAGCAGATGGTACATTTCTCATCCAcgtctgtttcctcctcctccccaatCTTCAGATGCAGGGGCTTTCTCTGTTAGCAGGTCAGATTACAGAGGGACAAAAGGTCAAATAAACCCATTGGGAGCATATTCAATAGTTGATGTTTCTATATATCATTATCATCCAGTAATTACTGTTATCCGCCCTACCTTCTTGTATTTGTGTGGAAAGGTGAATCTCTCTATGGTTGTCTGAACAGCTCCTCTGCTGACACTCCCCAGCCGGTCTTCCAGCTGCAACAGCTCCTGACGGAAAAGTGGACATTCAATTGAGAACAGTATAGAGtagaatgaaataataatactattaataatactaataatagaGCGGTGACTAAATGGGCCTTGAGGTGACATTGTTTTGTCACTcatgtttccaaagtcaagaatgaactttgaagctCAAATTTTTAGCCAACAAAAGTCCCGAAAGTGCTCAAAAACTGGAAATTCAAACATCTCCAATTCCACGACGAcagagcaaactccatctgctaaATAAGATCATGTGATTGAAAGCACCAGAACAGCTACTGAATGtacttgaggtgagattgttttttcAACTGGAATAGAGCAGTATGGACAAAGTTGGATGGGTGGAAAGtgtatgaaatgttttcagacaTGGATTTACCTCATAGCTCTCTCGCACAGCGGTGGCGTGCCTCGAAGGATTCAGACTTTGCAGTGCCAACAGGTGCAGCTGGGGGTACGGGTAGTTTCTGATTTCATGCACAACCTAGCAAAAGAGAACTCTTGGTCATATTACGGCAACGTTAATCCAGCAGTCAGGCACAGTTTTTATCCATTGTTTTGATGTATCGTTAGAAACAAAAAGCCCATTTTTGAGAATACAAAGATGAATCTGAGGAGTACTCAACACAGTTGGCAAAAGTGCATCAAATCAATGGAGAAAAACCTTAACTTATAGGTCAAGATATCTATGGAGCACAGGATGAATACAAAATAGCAGCCAGGGTGACCAACATACCACTTGTGCAGAGGATGTGTTCCTGGGGAAGTGGTGCATTCGTGGGGAGGCCAGGTAATGCTGATAGTGCTGTggaagctgctggagctggtACTGGTGGTGGGGGAGGCCAGCATCAACGCTGAGATccctgcaggcagagagacaggcgaCTAAATCAACATGATCACCCATGCTAGGcaatgtgacagacagacagatgggtgCAGAGATGAAAGGACGGGATAATTTCTAGACTCTACAGGACTCTCGTTAATCTCCGACAGTGACTCACCAGTCGGTGCCTTCGGCCAGgtaccgctgctgctgctgtgtcattGGCTGGGGAacatggaggggaggggagtaCTCATAGCCTGAACGCAGTCGGTGAGGGTTCAGGGGAATACGCTCCTGGGTTCTTCTGCAATAAGATAATAAAGATAAGATTATGTTTGACTTGGTCTTCTGTTGCTGCGTATCTGTATTTGCATGCAGGTAGTAGTTCTACCTGGAGTGCGGGAGAATCCTGCGGTGCTGCGCTTcaagaagctgctgctggatgaggTATTGCTGGTGTAAGGCCTGAGGTAGGAATGGAGGCCCGGGCACATCCTGGAACTGAGGGGGTGCAGGCAGGGCAGTGAGGGGCGGATGGTGTGCCGGGGGCAGGTGGGTGGCCAGGCCGGCCTGAGGTGGCTGGCTGGCGTGTCCTAGAGGGAACTCTGCTGAGATGGGCGCCTGGGGAGCGCCCAGGTGAAAGTGTCGGCAGGAGGTAGCATGGCTGTGTTGGTGCCTGGTGAAGTGTGCTCCTATGGGAGATAAATGCAAGTGATCAGAACTGAGCcactttcattcaaaaacacaccacacagagaGATCCAGACAAACCAGTGATGAGTACATTATGACACACATAATTGCACTTTCTGGctttctcactcacacaaatacatacaaaaacatttaacaaccaatcacacagaaagaaaataagaatagGAGAGACCTGACACAGGAAGAGATGTgacaagacagacaaaacagcagatggagGACACAGACGTTGAGACCCCTGTGGAGCACCATCGAAACCCGACACACAGATTGCACCCAATGGCCTGCCTCTCCACTTGCCATAGTACAGCCAGCAGGAAGGACGGATCTTCACTAACAGCCTGGTGTGTTCCCAAGACGATCTACAGCATCGAGGGTTGTCTGCGGTCCACTGCTAGTCAATTTAATAGATTAAGGCTCTATATTGTGTCTGCCGTTTGAAGGAACAAATATTCAACTGTATTTCTCATTAAAACcctccacagcaacaacaaaagatTATCCGCCTCCATGTCTACCTTCCCCCACCCTTCCTATCAGGGGCGGAGGAGACATGAGATTGTATGGTAGCCCCACTGAATCACCTCAGTATCGAGTTGCACAAAACAATCAATACGAATTACTCCGAGCTCAGAGAAAGGAGGGCTGGGAGGAGGGTGAGGCGGGGACAAACAGTTACTACTTCAGCTTCTCATTACAGCTTTCTGAGTTTTCTGGAACAGGAAGCAGACAGCAGGGTCTGTAGGACGGACTGTGCACTGTGTTTAATGAGTTACCCGGGTATTGTGCCTTTGCGTGCCCCTGGGAAATGTACAGTCCATTAAAATCATGTATATTGGAAGAAATTATTGTCTCATCTACTGTTGTGTCAACTGTTTCAAGCTGAGTCAGGCAGATTAAAGCTGTTAAACAGTAATATGGAGTGACAGTGTATGTCTaacatgaagaggagagaggtttTGGCTATTCGTTAATGGTTTGTGATATATTTAGCATTTGCTGACAAATTGATGATGGTTCACTGAGTTGAGATCTAATTAAGTTTTTTATGTTAACACAAAACCCTTTGAATACATGTGCATTTAtagatttatttaaaagaatagtttgacatcttGGGAATATGCTTATTTGCCTTCTCTTTCTCAGAGATACCGCTGTCATATGTGTCCATTATAAGGATACAGCCAgctgccggttagcttagcacaaagactgaaaacgggggaccagctagcctggctctgtcaacaatgacaaaatatgCCTACCAGCACTATCtatctaaagctcactaaataacatgttgtattttgtttgtttaaaagtgTAAAGGCAGTATTTTATGGGGCGTTATATGGCGGACTATTTCCTGGCtttgagcagttgccaggcaaccaacGGAGACTCAGGTCCCAGCCAGTATCTCCCAACCAGATATAGTCTAGCCACTATTTTGTATgcatttaaaacacaagatATAACTTAATTAGTGTGCTTTAGAGGTACCGGTGGGCAGATTTCGttacctttggagagagccatGCAAGcagtttccccgtttccagcatttgtgctaagctaagataagctagccagctgctggatgtagccttatattttacagacaaatatgagtgttatcaatattctcatctaacgctcTACCAGAGAGCAAATacgcatatttcccaaaatgtcaaactattccttacATTTTAGCTAATATGACATATTTTCACGGTTGTTGTTTTGCTCATGTTCTATATAGCCTTGGGACATGGGAAGCCAGTGAACCTTGAGAGCCACGAGCAAACCGAAAACAACATTTGGCTGAGGAAGTAGAGCAGAAATGTCAGACTGCTGGTTTGGATTGGTAAAATGCTGTCACTTTTGTACAAACCCTATGACCCGGTAAGACTGGACTCACTGTGAAGCTTAGAGTAAATATCCAATTATTTGTCTCTGAGCTCTTCCACGGCATGAACCGCTGacattaatattttacatattgcAGTGGTGCCAGCAGCTACGGCCctgatgttgttattgttacGCCTCTGCTTCGACTTTGACTTAGTGCAGAACAGACCCCCATCCatccaagcacacacacacactcccatccACCTCTTCTCACCCCTGAGCTGCTGCACAGGCAGCCCCTCCCCCACGGTGTGGCTGCGGCATGGTGTCCCTGTGTGAGTGACAGCCCGTAAGCCCTGCCCAGCCGCGACTGCAGCAGTCTGACATCgaacctttctctctctacctcacccctcctcccccatcaCTGCAGCTTTACAatcactcctcctctctaacATAATCCTGTCTTCTGCCTAGTGCGGTGGTCTTCCATCATGTGAAACTGTGAGCCATGTGTACgcagtttttcatttaaaaacccATCACCACACCATCTGATATCACTGAttaacacactcacaatcaGAGTGAGGGACTAATGAGTGAAATCAGCCTGTCTGTTCTACAGCTGGACTGAAAATCTGCATACAAATGACTCTACATGCTTGCACACCACTCACTGACCTTGATGCTAAACACTGGTCAAATAAGGACAAGGTGGTTGCTGGGTTATAAGACAAAGGATCTAATATCAATGAGGTCTGTACCAGTGCAGCGACTGTGAAATAACATATGCATTATGGCTGTTGAGTTATTTAAAAGTCTGTTGCTGTAGTCGGTGGAGAGAGTTGCAGAGCACGCACGGCTGTGTCTCAGACAAACCTTGTGTCTGCACATAAATAACTCTGACTATTTCAGACATTGTGAACAGATGTAAGGCTCAAGTGGCTAGAACTTGACAGCAAGAAGTCCCAGACTTTACAACTCTTTAAATTGCTGAGTTTATATTTAATATGCGCAGCTTAATACTTGCATGTTGTGACCAATTGCCCTATTTTCAAACTTTTAACAGAAGCAAAGGCTTTTTAATGCATTGTTTAAAGTAAGAGCACCCCTGAAACCACAATGGCACAttcaaaaaaaaggaaaaatgagaATGTATAAAAAACGAATTATTTTGTAGGTCTAATATTAACATTCAGAACTTGTGTGATTGAAGACTCTTGGTAGACAacataaagtacaatattactattattattattatatgatttACTGATATAACTGACTCCTGCAATAAACCTTATTTGCACTTGTAATGCAATGAGTTGAATTGGATTTAGTTATGCTGGATGACTTTATGaacttatttttacattataaaaCTATGAGCAGAGTGTATTCATATGAATGTGTCATGGTCAAGAAAAGGACTAAATGAAAGAGGCCAGTAGTTCACAACAttacatagagacacagatattAGAATTCACACATTGCCAATTGATTTCTCATTGTTCTACAGATTTGGAGCCTctggcggagagttagatgagaagattgatactactctTACATCTGTCATGCTACACAcagtagctggttagcttagcttagcacaaacactgaaaacagttaTAATGGCtatgtctaaaggtaacaaaatctgccaacaGCAGATCTAAAGCTTACTAATAAACAAGGTTATCTGCtctttgtttaatccgtacaaaaatttaagtgtaaaaattacacattacacatcaacttcagtttttgtattgattaaaaaaaaagatataacatcttaattagtgagctttaagaggtgctgttattgttgtgcAGAACCAGGCTTGCCGTTTctcccagtttccagtctttgtgctaagttaACCAactactggctgtagcttcatatttagcgtacagacatgagatcAATCAATCTACTCAtttaactctctgccagaaagcgaataagatttccctaaatgttgaattattcctttcaTAACACATCGGCCAGAGCTGCGCAACCTACAGAAGAATGCATCCCAGTGTTTAATGTATATGTAATGAGGAGGGACTTCAATTATCTTTTTGTGTTTAGATACTAAGCAGTCAATACCTCGAAGTTGGGCGTTATAATACATACCATGAGATGATTAATTTGCCATACTGTTTATAGCGTGGTGTATAACAGTTTAAGATCTTCAGGTGTATTAGGCACTTTGGGCAATGCAGCAGAGCAAGTGTTTTTTGGCAATATTGGCTTTTTATaggatttttgcatcaatgtatTGAAGTAACTTGATTTGTTAGGTATTTCATTTGCTGGATTAGTCCGAAACATACATTGTGGTTGTTTTATCCAAAAACAGTTTCCCTTTGGATTTTACAGAAAATTGACTGTCACCATATATACTGacatcaaaatacaaaatgacataTACCATGACAGAGGACTCTATCTTTATCGACATCGAAGGTTGTTTCAATGTTAACTCACCAATGAACACCAATGAGTGGATGTGAGggaggctgtgttttgttttataaacaACAGTGTATGGATTAGGAGGGAATGACAGCGTGTCACATTAAATATCAATGCCGGTGTGTTTCAGAATaaacatgcttttgtttttttagttttttttcttgttgaaTGGATAGAAAATTTGGCTGCCCCCCTACtacaaaataagcaaaacagCAACTTGAAGAAACTCTGTCAAAGACAGCTGAGAAATGAGAGCACATAAAGAGTGAGGGGACCGTCTCAGTGACAGCaaagtgtggagggaggaggggaggaacaCATGGAAATCAGCAAAAAGCACACTGAAGGTTAGAAAGAAAACTACAGTCTTTATTGGAAAATATTAGTATGTGTGGCACTGTgtgataatagtaataataagagTAATATCTCCTATATAACCATAATAATACCATGCAAATAAAGACCAAAGGCAAGGCCCGACCATGCTCTCTGTAGGGTTAACAGAACAGAAGCAGCATCCAATGAGTAGATGTGTATGCTTACAGCACATTTCAGTATAGCAGGGACATCTCTACACAAAGTTTACATTGGAATCTGCTGTtcaatgtggaaaaacaaaagtataaaaTGACCATGCATTAGGATCTAATACAAGAACATAAGGTAGAAAACCACAACCAAAgaataaaagacattttcattctAAAAGGAGTTCTACAGCAGTGCAGGATATACACATCCCTGTAAAATGGATAGCATTCTGGAGGTGTCTGAGGAAAGACTTGAGAGGGGGCTGTGCATGATAGTGAatcaaaaaagtttttttttttttttttttttaaatggcaagATGAGTTAAGAGCTGAGTCTCGCCAATTTATTGTGACTCAATTGATTCAGATAGCACGAACAAAGGCTTTCACACATGGATAGGATTATGACCTGCCATTTGGATGCCACTATAACAGGTGCAGTGTTCCATGAAAGGTGAAAATAACGTCACACAAATTACTGTGATTTTAGTACTATAGGTACTGGCCAATTGGTGAATGTTACGATAACAAGATTATTGGTATCATTTAGAGAAGGTGATCATACAAGTGCTTTATTGATGACAAAAGCTGGTACAATGCACCTTTGCAAATAGGGGATGGAGACGTAAATTTAGAAAGTTCGATCAAGCCTGGCTGTAATCGAATCGGGGAGGATCAAAATGTATCCACTTTACAGAAATTTACAGCAGAATGTAGTCTATCCACACTGAATGGGAGAATCACAATGACAGTCTGTAGTAAAGTCTAATGCTACAATGGGTTATTCACTGAAGAGCAACATGACAgtttaaataaagacaaactgtTTTCTACAGAAGGTGTTATTCTTTAGTCTGTTACACAGAAGGATACGGTATGAGTGGGAACTCGGTTTTAATGCCAATGTCGTCTTCagatggaaagaggaaatgaggaagaagGGGTTCACAATACAGCTAGATGCAGAGAACAGGCAGAGGCTACggcagacagcagcagatgatCGTTAGCTACACAATGGAGGGGGACAAAGGTCTGAGAAATGCGGAATGTAGAGCCAGCCTCGATACTATGGAACaggaaaaaagaacacaaataaaagcacaatgaaatcATTGGTGCTACTGCATGTAGTTTTAACAATGCACGTCAAATTATTaccactattattattattattattattattacataatcATCACAGATAGCCTACTGCAATGGAGGatgatgttattgttattatgccCAATTCAGCGAGTGTGATTATTCATATTTATGCTGTTCAGgttttcactgctggagcaccTGCGGCGCAATTTGCAGGTTTCATTTGACACTTTTCATCGGACAAACATTTTTGAGGTTCAGGGCAAAATGCCACCATTTTATAGCCCATTTACAATAGCCAGTCAGAACCCCTTATCTGAGGTACGGCCATTACGCTACCTGTCTTTAATGGAAGAACCTTTAATTGACACTAACTCGTAAATATCAGGGTACAAAATGAGCGCAAGAAATCAACAGACTCGATGCCAGTTGCACACAAAGGGGGCAAACATCCCTTGTCATGTTATCAGTCGTCAGCTTCGATTCAGATACAGCTGCTTGCTTGGCcaaatttaaatgacaaatcCAGACAGAGCTGTGTGCAGAGAGAGCTATGGACATTATTAGCTAAAGCTGAGCTAGTAAACTGAGGCTGTATCAAGCTACTGGTATTATtcagtaacgttagctagcggTGACTGCACACAATTGCTGCAAACGCACGTAAACATCGCGCAGTGAAAGATAAACCAGACCGCGCTAGCCGCTGAGCACAGCTGAGGATAAAAGAAAAGCGGGGCTGCCATTTGACAGCTGCAGTCATTTGGTGCGGTTAACAGGCCCCAGAAACACCCTAACATCAATGTTCATGGCTCTTGTGAGATTAAACGTCTTCAGTCATGCTAACAACGTTTTAACGGTCATGGTTCGGCTACATCCACGCGACGCTACAGTTAGCAAGGACAGCTAACGTTATCTACGCTAGACTGTGCTTTGATTGTGCTGCCTTGCGTTTTTGCCAGCAGGTGTCAGCTCTGTTTACATCATTTGAGGACATTTAAAAGAAGGAATGCCGAGAAATGTGTTAGGGTTAGGATAAAGAAATATATAGAGCTAGTCATACCTCTATTTCTAACTGAGCCGAAGACGGGGAGAACCAGATATCCAACATGTACTAACACCATCCTGGGTCCTTCTTTGTTGTGTGGGTAGCCAGTGAGACAGATGGTCCATGGAAATGATCCCCTCCAGTCCCCAGCACATTCAAACGGACAGGCTGCGCTGCTTGCACACACAGATCCGAGCAACCAATCACTGGACACTCCGGATCAGGACCCTCCGGCTTTGGCACCCTGCTCCGCCAATGGGATGAGCGCCGGGGCGGGGATGTCTGTGTTTTGGACAGCCCGCCCCCTCCATGACGTGATTCCTCCAGCCCAGATAAGGTACTTAGTGGTGCTGGTTTCTTATCACGGACCCTCAAATAGACATGAACCCCATCTGGTTAGATTTCATCCTAGCGAGCCATATACTTTTTAATTAGAATTTGGCATGTACACGACAAAAGTGGGCTTTTCAAAGGAATTCAAATGGAAGTTAAATATTATCCAGTAATCTGTAATAGATTATTCAGCAACTTCcaatccactacatttcaggaGGAAATCCTCCACCTTTGGACTACATTTATTAACCAGCCATAGTAACCACTTACCttgtttttacatataaaacaaatgatacaTTTATATGATATGATGCATTATTTAAGATTAAAGGCCCTGCATACCCACACAGGTGTTCTCAATCATTGTGGCTGAGCAGACCTGTTCAGGTTGGAGCTTTGCAGAGCTATGCAGGGATTTACATGAGGTCACCATTGGCATGTATATCACAGAAATAGGATCCTGCTTTTCAAaggaattaaaatgaaaatgtaata from Enoplosus armatus isolate fEnoArm2 chromosome 18, fEnoArm2.hap1, whole genome shotgun sequence carries:
- the ark2ca gene encoding E3 ubiquitin-protein ligase ARK2C isoform X1 translates to MVLVHVGYLVLPVFGSVRNRGCSDHLHLSPIGAHFTRHQHSHATSCRHFHLGAPQAPISAEFPLGHASQPPQAGLATHLPPAHHPPLTALPAPPQFQDVPGPPFLPQALHQQYLIQQQLLEAQRTQERIPLNPHRLRSGYEYSPPLHVPQPMTQQQQRYLAEGTDWDLSVDAGLPHHQYQLQQLPQHYQHYLASPRMHHFPRNTSSAQVVVHEIRNYPYPQLHLLALQSLNPSRHATAVRESYEELLQLEDRLGSVSRGAVQTTIERFTFPHKYKKRKPLHLKIGEEEETDVDEKCTICLSMLEDGEDVRRLPCMHLFHQGCVDQWLATSRKCPICRVDIETQLNPDS
- the ark2ca gene encoding E3 ubiquitin-protein ligase ARK2C isoform X2; its protein translation is MVLVHVGYLVLPVFGSVRNRGAHFTRHQHSHATSCRHFHLGAPQAPISAEFPLGHASQPPQAGLATHLPPAHHPPLTALPAPPQFQDVPGPPFLPQALHQQYLIQQQLLEAQHRRILPHSRRTQERIPLNPHRLRSGYEYSPPLHVPQPMTQQQQRYLAEGTDWDLSVDAGLPHHQYQLQQLPQHYQHYLASPRMHHFPRNTSSAQVVVHEIRNYPYPQLHLLALQSLNPSRHATAVRESYEELLQLEDRLGSVSRGAVQTTIERFTFPHKYKKRKPLHLKIGEEEETDVDEKCTICLSMLEDGEDVRRLPCMHLFHQGCVDQWLATSRKCPICRVDIETQLNPDS